One genomic window of Centroberyx gerrardi isolate f3 chromosome 15, fCenGer3.hap1.cur.20231027, whole genome shotgun sequence includes the following:
- the zc3h6 gene encoding zinc finger CCCH domain-containing protein 6, with product MASVSLVSSPPAPVLDKNMTDSELAGDEREDGELEDGEIDDEGIGIEEENKEAKEVNEDKEKEKEKEKEREKDKGKEKEDKAHRHSRKRYKKTREKRRSKRRRRDRQKHHSPSSSSSSDSYDSDYDRPERPKNRKQGSSRESDGQSSQHGRDSKGGHSNSQKSPQHKSGDFDKYSDYSDDKYDYEGEEDDYTDEMSEYQQSKDSSSMGQGKGRHAKDQMKRGNMRGLQKQHQFGQRGRGRGGGPGRGRGMLNKNKKLKGKSWGGRGRGRGGDQCMEDITPEGKNSSGFQKKRPIMSKEFINQHTVEHNGRYICKYFLEGRCIKGEQCKFEHELVVPDKKKELCKFYLQGYCSKGDNCIYMHNEYPCKFFHTGAKCYQGDNCKFSHEALTDVTKELLDKIINTEEENAHEDELELEDLRKQGIAPLPKPPPGVGLLPTPGHSSPPDAASGQAGKKIPSLFEIKVQPTVDLAQKIALSGTNFSSGAQSQGEGPNQFSGGTEDTQSGAVMPSGTSAPPVPPPGSPGPMGHPTGPPMPQSPPGQHPPHGFPMQPPPPPGQPPPFHVNRPNINPQMSMQRPPFPPMPDLQMLQSLFPFPSLGQNPVEFFSNFLRNQAMGQGVDPSLAFIQNLQQQMGAESQVQSLPPAVQKALFLHLTQQQQQQQPQPQGTEPQRVEGQDDNSANRDETTNWYSSDEEDGSCVSSILKSLKKQNEMHQGQQSQPKPPQPAPAAPAMGDPRLLKERAPPSDPRVKTDPRQRPPDMKKEPDGVVDPRLARDPRKVRPVEPSSYRQQNHPVSHKPPTGEEDEEGERELRDRAALIPLDASPGVVLRDPRCQLKQFSHIRVDIILQRPAFAQTVVWAPEDLIPSLVPKQEHSINLPLPPLIADAQMNRTSLPDHPPVTTPPPIDPRMVAARLKEGVCRMPSRTLESRSSTERPLDPRQHKALDPRIKRTGSLDSKLPVQKEASSGGGGGVVDPRLQRTSAGSSPHTARTKPEPEKLPPYAPRLASSGGGLESPTTILGGISLYDPRNQTEQAQKDQTEPPKKTGILKHPAKKDNSPPSSLSPTQRRGSLEEAKSADNASDGSPHQPPLTSTPTVPPASPVKPPAVHNLPIQALAGLIRPQYTDPRQAKLGGQGSAGLQEEAEEKKEQEKKEQEKEEAMEEEPKQEEPEEEADDRTLKDVFKTFDPTASPFCQ from the exons ATGGCTTCTGTGAGCCTTGTTTCCAGTCCCCCAGCCCCTGTTCTtgacaaaaacatgacagaCTCTGAGCTTGCAGGGGATGAAAG AGAGGATGGCGAATtggaagatggagaaatagATGATGAAGGGATTGGAAttgaagaggaaaacaaagaagCTAAGGAGGTGaatgaagacaaagaaaaggagaaagagaaggaaaaggagagagaaaaggataaaggcaaagagaaagaggacaagGCTCACAGGCACTCCCGAAAAAGATacaaaaagacaagagagaagaggaggtcCAAAAGGAGGAGAcgtgacagacagaaa CACCACTCcccctccagcagctccagctctgACAGCTACGACTCCGACTACGACCGCCCAGAAAGGCCCAAAAACAGGAAGCAGGGATCCAGCCGAGAGTCCGATGGCCAGTCTTCTCAG CATGGACGGGATTCAAAGGGGGGCCACAGCAATTCGCAGAAGTCCCCGCAGCACAAGAGCGGCGACTTCGACAAGTACAGCGACTACAGCGATGACAAGTACGActatgaaggagaggaggacgaCTACACAGATGAGATGTCAGAGTATCAGCAGTCGAAAGACTCGAGCTCCATGGGTCAGGGAAAGGGACGCCATGCAAAGGACCAGATGAAGAGAGGCAATATGAGGGGGCTGCAGAAACAACACCAGT ttggacagagggggaggggcagagggggcgGACCAGGCAGAGGACGCGGGATGCTCAACAAGAACAAGAAGCTAAAGGGCAAGAGCTGGGGCGGACGTGGACGAGGCCGAGGAGGAGACCAGTGCATGGAGGACATAACACCA GAAGGAAAAAATTCTTCTGGTTTTCAGAAGAAACGGCCAATCATGAGCAAGGAGTTTATCAATCAACACACGGTTGAACACAATGGTAGATACATCTGCAAATATTTCCTCGAGGGTCGATGCATCAAG GGGGAACAGTGCAAGTTTGAACATGAGCTTGTCGTACCAGATAAGAAAAAGGAGCTTTGTAAATTCTACCTCCAAGGATACTGCAGTAAAGGAGATAATTGCATTTACATGCACA ATGAATATCCGTGCAAGTTCTTTCATACAGGAGCCAAATGTTATCAGGGGGACAACTGCAAGTTCTCTCACGAGGCTTTGACTGATGTGACCAAAGAGTTGCTTGATAAG ATAATTAATACTGAGGAGGAGAATGCCCATGAGGATGAGTTGGAGCTGGAGGACCTGAGGAAGCAGGGCATCGCCCCGCTTCCAAAGCCTCCTCCTGGGGTGGGTTTGCTGCCTACCCCGGGACACAGCAGCCCTCCGGACGCAGCCTCTGGCCAAGCGGGGAAGAAGATCCCCTCTCTGTTTGAAATCAAGGTTCAACCTACTGTAGATCTGGCACAAAAAATTGCTCTGAG TGGAACCAACTTCTCTTCTGGAGCCCAGAGTCAGGGGGAAGGCCCCAACCAATTTAGTGGAGGCACAGAGGACACACAGAGCGGAGCTGTGATGCCTTCAGGCACCAGtgctcctcctgttcctccaccTGGGTCACCTGGTCCTATGGGTCACCCTACAGGGCCACCCATGCCACAGAGTCCCCCGGGACAGCACCCACCTCATGGATTTCCAATgcagcccccacccccccctggACAACCCCCCCCCTTCCATGTCAACCGACCCAATATCAACCCTCAGATGAGTATGCAGAGGCCCCCATTCCCACCTATGCCAGATCTGCAGATGCTACAGAGCCTCTTCCCGTTTCCATCTTTAGGCCAGAACCCAGTAGAGTTCTTCAGCAATTTCCTCCGAAACCAGGCCATGGGTCAAGGAG TAGACCCCAGTCTGGCCTTCATACAGaacctccagcagcagatggGTGCTGAGTCGCAGGTGCAGTCTTTACCACCAGCAGTACAGAAAGCCCTCTTTTTACACctgacccagcagcagcagcaacaacagccacAACCGCAGGGGACTGAGCCGCAGAGGGTGGAGGGCCAGGATGATAACAGTGCAAACAGAG ATGAAACTACAAACTGGTACTCAAGCGATGAGGAGGATGGGAGCTGTGTTTCATCTATTCTTAAATCTCTGAAGAAGCAGAATGAGATGCACCAAGGACAGCAGTCCCAGCCCAAGCCCCCGCAGCCTGCCCCTGCAGCTCCAGCAATGGGTGACCCTCGGCTACTGAAGGAGAGGGCCCCACCCAGTGACCCGCGTGTGAAGACAGACCCACGCCAGCGACCCCCAGACATGAAAAAGGAGCCAGATGGAGTTGTGGACCCACGGCTCGCTAGGGACCCCAGGAAGGTGAGACCTGTGGAACCAAGCTCCTATCGCCAGCAAAACCACCCAGTTTCTCATAAGCCCCCTactggagaggaggatgaggaaggagagagggagctaAGGGACAGAGCTGCCCTCATCCCGTTAGATGCCAGCCCCGGGGTGGTGCTGCGGGACCCCCGTTGCCAGCTAAAGCAGTTCAGCCACATTCGGGTGGACATTATACTCCAACGGCCAGCCTTTGCTCAAACAGTGGTATGGGCCCCCGAGGATCTCATCCCCTCTTTGGTGCCCAAACAGGAGCACTCCATCAACTTGCCCCTCCCCCCCCTAATTGCTGATGCTCAGATGAACCGCACAAGTCTGCCTGACCATCCCCCCGTCACCACCCCTCCACCCATCGACCCCAGAATGGTAGCTGCCCGTTTGAAGGAAGGCGTGTGTCGAATGCCCTCCAGGACCCTGGAGTCTCGATCCTCCACAGAGAGACCTCTAGATCCACGCCAGCATAAGGCTCTGGACCCTAGAATCAAACGCACGGGAAGTCTGGACTCCAAGCTGCCGGTGCAGAAGGAGGCCTCctctgggggaggaggaggagttgttGACCCCAGGCTGCAGAGAACCAGCGCTGGCTCCTCCCCTCATACTGCTCGAACCAAGCCTGAACCTGAGAAGCTGCCTCCATATGCCCCTCGCCTGGCTTCCTCTGGTGGAGGGCTGGAGAGTCCCACTACAATATTGGGGGGCATCAGTCTGTACGATCCCCGTAATCAGACTGAGCAGGCTCAGAAGGACCAGACAGAGCCTCCTAAAAAGACGGGGATTCTGAAACACCCTGCTAAGAAAGATAATTCTCCTCCATCATCGCTCTCGCCAACTCAGCGAAGAGGCTCATTAGAAGAGGCTAAAAGTGCAGACAATGCCTCAGATGGCTCCCCCCATCAGCCTCCACTCACCAGTACACCCACAGTGCCTCCTGCCTCACCAGTCAAACCCCCTGCAGTACATAACCTTCCCATTCAGGCACTGGCCGGGCTGATCCGACCCCAGTACACTGACCCTAGGCAGGCCAAACTAGGAGGACAGGGCTCTGCTGGGCTacaggaagaggcagaggagaagaaggagcaggagaagaaggagcaggagaaggaggaagccATGGAGGAGGAACCAAAACAGGAGGAacctgaggaggaggcagaTGACAGGACATTGAAGGATGTGTTCAAGACTTTTGATCCCACTGCCTCCCCTTTCTGTCAGTAA